From a single Methanobacterium sp. Maddingley MBC34 genomic region:
- a CDS encoding putative HD superfamily hydrolase, with protein sequence MIENIIERFSKAASMQRWNDHIRPVEFTELDKQAHKMVIAYVIGRFEEDRMGSGSVDWISLIEGGIFEFLHRTVLTDIKPPVFHRMMKEKGEELNKHVFQKLENDMVGLDQGFQNRFRSYYQESPNTLERRILRAAHYLATQWEFKIIYHTAPFIYGIEKTKENIENQIEDHYDLIGVQKILLGKKSFGFIDLCGQLRFQKRWAHIPRIPETSVLGHMFIVASTSYLCTLEMGIEACPKRFYNNFYAGLFHDLPEVLTKDIISPVKGSVEGLKEIIKDYEDFQMKEELLPLLPRPWHADMKYFSESEFENKIQDNQKVKLGISFGDLNKKYNQNEFSPLDGELLHAADRLAAFIEAKLSLDHGIKSAELEEAAENIYSDYEGRKISGIDFGRIFNYFL encoded by the coding sequence ATGATCGAAAATATCATAGAACGCTTCTCCAAAGCAGCCAGTATGCAACGCTGGAACGACCATATCCGTCCAGTGGAATTCACAGAACTGGATAAACAGGCTCATAAAATGGTAATTGCCTATGTTATCGGTAGATTTGAGGAAGACCGGATGGGATCCGGTAGTGTTGACTGGATCTCCCTCATTGAAGGGGGAATCTTTGAATTTCTTCACCGAACAGTTTTAACTGATATTAAACCCCCTGTATTCCATCGTATGATGAAGGAAAAGGGTGAAGAACTTAATAAACACGTTTTCCAGAAACTGGAAAATGACATGGTGGGCCTGGATCAGGGTTTCCAGAATCGATTTAGAAGTTACTACCAGGAAAGTCCGAACACCCTTGAAAGGCGCATACTCAGGGCAGCTCACTATCTGGCCACCCAGTGGGAGTTCAAGATCATCTACCATACCGCACCCTTTATCTATGGCATCGAGAAAACCAAGGAAAACATTGAAAACCAGATCGAAGACCACTACGATCTAATTGGAGTGCAGAAGATCCTTCTGGGTAAGAAGTCATTTGGATTCATCGATCTGTGCGGACAGCTCCGCTTCCAGAAACGATGGGCACATATTCCTCGAATACCTGAAACATCGGTACTGGGGCACATGTTCATTGTTGCCTCAACTAGCTACCTGTGCACCCTGGAGATGGGAATAGAAGCCTGTCCAAAACGTTTTTATAATAATTTCTATGCGGGTTTGTTCCATGATCTGCCGGAAGTCCTGACCAAGGACATCATATCACCAGTTAAAGGTTCGGTAGAGGGACTTAAAGAAATTATTAAGGATTATGAAGATTTTCAGATGAAAGAAGAACTTTTACCCCTATTGCCCAGACCGTGGCATGCGGATATGAAGTATTTTTCAGAATCAGAATTTGAAAACAAGATACAGGACAACCAGAAAGTTAAACTGGGGATAAGTTTTGGGGATCTCAATAAAAAGTACAACCAAAATGAATTTTCACCCCTGGATGGAGAACTCCTCCATGCTGCAGATCGTCTAGCTGCCTTTATTGAGGCGAAACTCTCCCTGGATCATGGAATAAAATCAGCTGAACTGGAAGAAGCCGCAGAAAACATATACTCCGATTATGAAGGGCGGAAGATATCCGGTATTGATTTTGGTAGGATATTTAATTATTTCTTATGA
- a CDS encoding coenzyme F420-dependent N(5),N(10)-methenyltetrahydromethanopterin dehydrogenase (PFAM: methylene-5,6,7,8-tetrahydromethanopterin dehydrogenase) → MVVKIGVIKCGNIGTSPVLDLVLDERADRPNIDVRGVSSGAKMNPEQIEEVVPKIMDYEPDFVIFISPNPGAPGPAKARELLSGMDVPALIIGDAPGMGKREEMDEQELGYIVVLGDPMIGARREFLDPTEMASFNADVIKVLAATGAYRVVQETIDGMIAAAEAGETIELPKVVIDAAKATETAGFSSPYAKAKAMAAYEMAAKVGDIDLKGCFMVKDMEKYVPIVASAHELIATAAKLATEAREIEKANDTVLRKPHGPQGQTMSKTVLVSKPE, encoded by the coding sequence ATGGTTGTAAAAATAGGAGTTATTAAATGCGGTAACATAGGTACCTCTCCAGTTCTTGACTTAGTCTTAGACGAGAGGGCCGACCGGCCTAACATAGATGTTAGAGGAGTTAGTTCTGGAGCAAAGATGAACCCAGAACAGATTGAAGAAGTCGTACCAAAAATAATGGATTACGAACCTGATTTCGTAATATTCATCAGCCCAAACCCTGGTGCTCCTGGACCAGCTAAGGCCCGAGAACTATTATCTGGAATGGACGTCCCAGCATTAATCATTGGTGACGCTCCTGGAATGGGTAAAAGGGAAGAAATGGATGAACAGGAATTAGGATACATCGTAGTACTGGGCGACCCAATGATCGGAGCTCGAAGAGAATTCTTAGACCCAACTGAAATGGCATCATTCAACGCCGATGTAATAAAAGTACTAGCCGCCACCGGTGCTTACCGAGTGGTACAGGAAACCATCGATGGAATGATCGCTGCAGCTGAAGCAGGAGAAACTATCGAACTACCAAAAGTAGTCATCGACGCTGCTAAAGCCACAGAAACCGCTGGATTCTCCAGCCCATACGCCAAAGCAAAAGCAATGGCTGCTTATGAAATGGCTGCTAAAGTGGGGGACATCGACCTCAAAGGCTGTTTCATGGTTAAAGATATGGAAAAATACGTGCCAATCGTGGCATCAGCCCACGAACTCATCGCTACAGCTGCCAAACTGGCCACTGAAGCACGAGAGATCGAAAAAGCTAATGACACTGTTCTACGTAAACCACACGGTCCTCAGGGCCAGACAATGTCCAAGACAGTGTTAGTTTCCAAACCAGAATAA